Within Wyeomyia smithii strain HCP4-BCI-WySm-NY-G18 chromosome 2, ASM2978416v1, whole genome shotgun sequence, the genomic segment tataagacttccaatcaatattaagggtgaggtcatacgcaatattgattgaatccgttggagttgacccattagcaattgagataacgattggtaggtgatcactaccgtggggatcattgattactttccaccggaaatctaacgctagtgatgtcgaggaaAGGGATatgtcaagcacgctttcacgtgctggaggattaggtacacgtgtcgcttccccagtattcaaaattgtcatattgaagtcgccGATCaggttacagattaaagaagatcggttgtcgtcgtacagcgacccccatagcgaacagtgagagttaaaatctcccaatatcaaaaaggcgcaagaagcaactctgctatatcagtaagTTGCCTCTGTTTAATCcacgcggatggagggatatatatatcgaagcaaggcataggtcttttccattcatattcgtttgaatggcaacgacttcaatatttgagatcgaggggaggtcgattctaaaaaaagaatagcactttttgatcccaaaaagtacccctccaccgtgtgaatctcgatctcgacgaattatgttgaaatcgtggaaatcgagttgatcgtttgaattgagaaaagtctcacagagcgcaaacgcatcacaattgtatgtgtttatcaaatgtgaaaatagatcgaatttggggatgatacttctgcaattccactgtaacacagtgatgAAAATCCTTACCTGATGTATTAgttatcgaaagatatgatagctgaaatgaggggccaagttgctgcaagTTGcctcaaaaaggttttcactgtagggagaagggcaagaagaatatttcggacaggatctggtatattgaatgttttaaatatccagtccacaatatcagagaactTTATAaaccctttttttttattctctggTCGGGAAATGGGAGCACAAGGGGTTTTTAGTGACCCGGGAAGcagtgggtactcctggtttgaatttaaattaaaaccgggggttacctgcttcggtttttcctcaCCGCTTCCCTTacgtgttgttttattattattccgttaggggttatcttacgaccttcgcgagaaagattaggagagttaatCATTCTCCTATTCCTAGATCCTTCGGGCAAAGCacaagaacacccttcgacggaaTCGTCACTGggtaaaaaggaaaagatgtttcctgtcgagggtggctcaactctcttcagcatttctgcgaaagagcgctttgatccttgagggaacgctttattttctcctcgcgctgtttgtacgcgggacatgccggaaggtcctGCCGAGCTCCCTCACAATAAAGACACCTTTctgtatccccactgcaagcggtctcagcatgattagCTCCGCACTTGTTACAGCGtaccttgttgcagcagtaggtggctgtatgacccaaCTGCTTACAGTTCTGgcagtgcatgacccgcggtacaaaaaggcgtacaggcagacgaaccctgccTAGAAGGATGTAGTTCGGCAATGCAGATCTAGCAAAGGTCACCCGAAAGGAATCCGAGGGAGAGAACTTCTTCTTCCcctcttcgatggatactgaatgtaattgcttacaatccagtatctttacactttgcatcgcGGAGTTCTTAAAACAGCCCactccgtgacgcaaaatgtcatcgacagtgagattcccctcggtaaccacaccgtcgatctttaTATCTTTGGCAGGGATgcacacgcgatactctctcgtgaagagctcgcagCCAGCAATCgcgtttgcttgcttttttttttattctcgtttattttccgtcggtctagctccgccactgttgttgtgccaatcaccgacgcccagggaggcgactccacccaggaccctaacttacgacccgtttattaacggaccgccGCCAACGGCTttgcttcctcatgcgatggaaggcgtgatcccagagatttttcgcctcagaaaatctcccggtgccgGCTAGGATTGAACCTAGACCAGGGTTGGTTGacgggttggttgtgagtggatcacgccacctcacaaccatcgacacctatgtcggcggtgggattcgaacccaggcgtcgtgcgttaccaaccacactaggcccccgctctaaagGAAGGAGGGGAGTGAATTGATTaccttacgtaagaaaaacattgttaatgcagttgttcaaataaccatgttcatgaaagtgtggacggtaaaattcataaaaaggaAATTACGAATTGATgacagaagaggaaacgaagtattgtgcgtgcttcaggatgataaaactaaaataaaaatctatatatgcTGGCAGTAAGATTTTACTAGGGAAGAGGGGAGGTGTCAACAAATATTACGATGTCTTATGAGGGAGGGAGGGggagttgaaaaagtggaaaaatatgcttacgtaattattgaacggtcCCTAACGGAACgttgaaaaatgctccctttctcGACGATAGCAGAGAAGCGAATGTGTTTTTAGTCATTTGAAGTTATTTCAGGATCATTTCCTCTCGATTTATTCTGGGGATTTATCAGGGATGTTTTTCCAATGTAAACTTCTGTATGATTTCTTACTAGTTTTAGAGACGTTTCAGTTTTTTGGCGTTAATTCCTagataaatttttgaaagtaatttCACATTTCTGATTGAAATGTTTTCAAACAGtatgctgtgaattttttttaaacttttctatGTTGTAGAAAAGATTTTATCTTTCCAGTTTCGATCGAAGCTTTCTGCAATATTGAATCCGTTTTGTTGTTGGTCACTTAATCGTTGTTTTTCAAGGTCCAACAagtaactcgccgctcgcctcgtcttctgtaataggggcCATAACTTGAGATTATATTTCTTTCGGTTTCGTCTGAATTATGTTTGCTTTCTCCTTCTCTGTTTATTCAGAGCATTTCTCGGCTCTCTCAGGCTGAATTTAGATGGAATTCTTTTCATTTGTGGCTTTAATAATTTGGGTGGTTTTGGGctgatttcaaaattatttttgttattctttGCTAACATTTTTTTCGTTTAATCACTAACTAAAACCacagaaataaacatttttcgacttttcattgtaaaaaaatgtccacgtggacaaagAAGGAAGGGGGGGTTTGCTAAATGTCCACGCTTGTCCACGTGGTGGgacgagggggggggggtttaattTGACGATTTTTGTATCCACGTGGAGTGTGGACGGCCCCTTATAACCTGTGGTAAAAGATAACTAGCCAAAGTAATGCGTGGGGAGTAGGTAACAAAACGACTAAAGTCGTTTGAAGCTGATTTCGCAGTATATAAACAAAAAACGGCAGTTAGCTTCCAATGATTTCAGACTTCAGCACTCGGTTTATTTTCGTTGACTACAATTGCTGAATGACTCAAGATTGAaccttttttttcgaaagtgtTTAAATAGCGATAATAATAACAAACTTTGTTCAGTCAGTTTCTCCATAACATTGAGATCACGAAACGACGCATTCCAACCTTGATGATGTGATGTAGGTACCGACTCCATATATGGTTACTACTGTGACCGCCGAATGAGCATGAATTTGCAGCAAGCACAACAATAAACCTCCAAAAAGATCTTACACGATTAAATGTATCTGACCTAGCTTTCCGATTACTGCGAAAAGCTTGAATAATTCGCAGAGTagactttatttttttaatcatgTTTCAAACTATACTTCATAAGTAACGATATTATAATTCATTGATGCTAGATGTTGAAAACTTATTAACCAATTACCGTGTACCTATCTCACGCGAGTCATTGCAAACAGATACGAAGCGTGAGATTCACGTGCCTACGGCAGCAACGCGTCGTGCAAGCTCTTATCATCCCGATAGAGAGGATGACGGGACAGATTAGGTATGCGGTGTGTTCGATTTTATCTTTGAAGAAGACCAGGGTAGCAGGAAGAAAATTCTCTGCTTCGGCCAAATATAAACCAAATCAGCTGGCAATGTCGAGCAGAGTTCTGTAAAGTGTGACAATGGTTTGGACCAGACCTTCACAACCAGCTGTTCCCGTCGTTTGGCATACCTTTGAGGCTAAAGATGGGGACGATAGTGAGGGACGTGTGGTAACGTATCGTGTTCAGGATTTGACAGAAGACCGGTATGAAGATATGATCGAGCATTTCATGAATCACTTCGTGGAGGAGGAACCGATGAGTGTAAGTATGGGAACCACGAAGGATCCGCAAATGCGCACTGGAAGTAGCCACATGTGGAGAGCAGTTTTAAAGGAGCAAATGACCCTCGTTTGCTATAAGGATGGATCGGATGAGATTATCGGCGCGAATATTCTTGCTGTGAGGGATAACGGGAATTATTTAGACACTCAGGTAAGCGGATTTCATAACATAATTAAATGCTTTACGTTATGCTTCTCAAATATCTACTATAGTTGGATTCTAAAAACCAAAGCAAAGCACTGAACGTCATCCATTATTGTTCGAAGCAATTTGATTACACGGAGCATTATGGCGTTAAACTTCGCTTGGTTGCGTACGGCTTAGCCGTCAACAAACGCTACCGAGGGAGAGGAATCGCGACGGAAATTCTGAAAGCTCGTGTTCCAATGTGTAAAGCTCTCGGGATACAACTTGCCGCGCATCCGTTTTCGGCCATCGGATCGCAGAAAGCCGCAACCAATGCCGGTTACCGGACGGACTACGAAATCACGTATGTGTTTTAGTCTAGTTCAAGTTGTTCTATTGAACATGGAATATCGTTTTTCAGATATGATGATCTTGCTAAAATGGGACCAGATTATACGATGCCTAATATTCAATCCAAAAGTTTTAAGTTAATGAGCTTTGCAATTGAATAAATGATTAAATAGTAGTCACGACGTGCTTCAATAacataataaaaagaaaaaaatatcaattttataCTATGGCGAGTTGAAGATAACAATAAAACAGTTTAGTTCattcacttttttttatattcaccTTAAAATTCGAATTAGCTTTAATAAACTTGCAGTTCGTTCGGCCTAACCTTTGTagtttcggttacgtccgaaaacttttttgccaggtctttgccaatttgaataatgttCAAAGGCTTTTTTATTGGCCTGAAGAAGAGAACGTAGGGACCTTTCGAGTTATCTGGGTAAGCTTCTACCCGAACTTctggtacccttggtacagggctaggtaaaGGGGAGGGTATATGGGGAGGTACAGGGGAATCGATGGGGGAgatttcaatctcttccccatttgtttcgatATCCAGGAATAATTCCATCTGCATATCATCCATTTTATTCAAATTAGCGGGAGCAATTTGCTCTACCGCGAACTAACGGTAGAATATCAGGACAAGATGGGGTGTCGAATTATTggcaattaaataaaaaaaccgttttttcaaaataagattatttaaatacaaaaaaaagacaaccgtaaagaaaataataaaaataataatgtttaaagtgaatacttcaccaaaCTTTCGGGGTTGCTGCCTTCACGACCTGCTAACTGGATTAATAATGCGATGACCGACGTGGCAGAATAAAAATACTCCAACTGCAGGTTGAACAAAGCGTCTTGGCAAAACGAACAATGCTCCAACGGCGGCTGCAGAAATCGTCACCGCCGTTAGTGGGTAGCCGGCGACTGGCAGCGCGGGGGGAACTGCTTCTTCTGCTGACTGTTTTTATTGTCACTGCACCGAAAACACTAGCAGTACGGATACCGTCTGCGCACAATGCACGAAATCTTTTCTCCGGCTGCTGGACGGCTATGTCTAGTCCGCACCGGCACCGAAAAACACAAGCGATACACGCACCGTCCGAATACAAAGCTGTATTGTTTTATCGGGTGATTAgctaaggggccgttcaatatatacgtaagcaaatagggggAGAAGGGGGTGCGCAATTgtcttacgctatcttacaagggaagaaggtttttttttattctcgcttattttccgtcggtctagctccgccactgttgttgtgccaatcaccgacgcccagggaggcgactccacccaggaccctaacttacgacccgtttattaacggaccggcgccaacggctttgcttcctcatgcgatggaaggcgtgatcccagagatttttcgcctcagaaaatctcccggtgccgGCTAGGATTGAACCTAGACCAGGGTTGGTTGACGGGTTGGTCTAATTTGacgggttggttgtgagtggatcacgccacctcacaaccatcgacacctatgtcggcggtgggattcgaacccaggcgtcgtgcgtggttggcggagacgttaccaaccacactaggcccccgctctaaaggagggaggggggtgaattgattactttacgtaagaaaaacattgttaatgcagTTGTTAaaataaccatgttcatgaaagtgtggacggtaaaattcataaaaggAAATTACGAATTGATGACAGAAGCGGAAACGAAGTACTGTGCGTGCTTCAGgatgataaaactaaaataaaaatctatatatgcTGGCAGTAAGATTTTACTAGGGAAGAGGGGAGGTGTCAACAAATATTACGATGTCTTATGAGGGAGGGAGGGggagttgaaaaagtggaaaaatatgcttacgtaattattgaacggcccctaacgGAACgttgaaaaatgctccctttctcGACGATAGCAGAGAAGCGAATGTGTTTT encodes:
- the LOC129720748 gene encoding uncharacterized protein LOC129720748 produces the protein MVWTRPSQPAVPVVWHTFEAKDGDDSEGRVVTYRVQDLTEDRYEDMIEHFMNHFVEEEPMSVSMGTTKDPQMRTGSSHMWRAVLKEQMTLVCYKDGSDEIIGANILAVRDNGNYLDTQLDSKNQSKALNVIHYCSKQFDYTEHYGVKLRLVAYGLAVNKRYRGRGIATEILKARVPMCKALGIQLAAHPFSAIGSQKAATNAGYRTDYEITYDDLAKMGPDYTMPNIQSKSFKLMSFAIE